The genomic window CGAATGTTGGTCGGGATCGAGCACCGTTACCAGGTTAAGTCTTCCCAGATTGCTGTGGTTGGCGACCGGATCTACACGGATTTGCAGTTGGCCTATAATGCCAAGGCATTGGGCGTGCTTGTTTTAACCGGAGAAACAAGCCTCGATGTGGCCGAGAAATCTGATCCCCGTCCGGATATCATTGTGGACGACCTGGGCAAATTTGGGGAAATGCTTTTACAGATTTAGTCAATCCGGGTAATGAATTTAAAATTCTAGCCTGCACTTTAGGTTAAACCCACCGTAATTGTTCATCTGCAAGAAAAAATATTCTTTCGAAATATAGGATTCCTGTGCAATCATAAAAAAGAAAGAAAAAAATCAAAAAAATGTTTGTTTTTCTTTCTTTTTTTATATTTTTGAAAATGTAAAATTTCTTTTCGTATACAAATAATGATTATTTAAAAGGTATGTTAAGAAAAGGAAATAGACCCTTAAAATTTAGTTGTGCTTAAATAATAGATAAACAAAACTCTAAGTAAATTCTTCAAGGAAGAATTTCTACCAATTTTATTTCATCAGTACTAACTATTAAATTCTTATGATTATTGACTATGAAAATTTTACGAAACATTGTATGGCTTATTCTTATCGTATCCGGGGCTGCATGTTTTAACATGAATGCCCAGAATATGCATAAGGGAGTTTCACCTTCCTGGCTGAAGCAAGCTATTTTTTATCAGATTTATCCTCAAAGTTACAAAGATTCCAATAATGACGGGATTGGGGATATTCAGGGGATTATTGGACAATTGGATTATATCAAGTGGTTGGGTGTCAATGCTATTTGGATTAATCCTTGTTTTGAGTCTGCCTATAAGGATGCAGGTTATGATGTCATCGATTATTATAAGGTAGGCAAACGTTACGGAACGAATGAAGACCTGCAGCGTCTTTTTGCTGAAGCTCATAAAAGGCAAATCAGGGTTTGCCTGGATTTGGTTCCCGGCCATACTTCCATCGAATCCCCCTGGTTCCAGGCTTCTCAACGTAAAGAAAGAAATGAATATACCGACCGTTATATCTGGACCAATGATTCTACATTGAAACCCACCAAGAAATTTGTCTCTGGTCATTTTGAGCGCAATGGCGCGTACCTGAAGAATTTCTTTGATTGCCAGCCTGCATTGAATTATGGTTTTGCAAATCCTGATCCTGCACATCCCTGGGAGCAACCTGTTACGGCCGAAGGTCCGCGGAAAAATAAGGAAGAGATTATGAAGATAATCGATTTCTGGATGGATAAGGGTTGTGATGGTTTCCGCGTTGATATGGCCCATTCGCTTATAAAAAATGATAAAGATTGGGTTGAAACCGATAAGTTCTGGCATGATGTCCGTTTGCACATGCAACAGCGGCATCCCGAGGGAATCTTGCTTTCAGAATGGGGCGATCCCAGTCAGTCACTTAAAGCCGGTTTTACCATGGATTTTATTTTTCAGACCTCTAATAGCGGTTATACCCAGTTGTTTTACAACATGATAGGTAAAAAAATTGTAGATTCTTCCTACTTCGATCTTAGAGGTTTGGGCGATCCGACTATATTTGC from Bacteroidota bacterium includes these protein-coding regions:
- a CDS encoding alpha-amylase family glycosyl hydrolase — translated: MKILRNIVWLILIVSGAACFNMNAQNMHKGVSPSWLKQAIFYQIYPQSYKDSNNDGIGDIQGIIGQLDYIKWLGVNAIWINPCFESAYKDAGYDVIDYYKVGKRYGTNEDLQRLFAEAHKRQIRVCLDLVPGHTSIESPWFQASQRKERNEYTDRYIWTNDSTLKPTKKFVSGHFERNGAYLKNFFDCQPALNYGFANPDPAHPWEQPVTAEGPRKNKEEIMKIIDFWMDKGCDGFRVDMAHSLIKNDKDWVETDKFWHDVRLHMQQRHPEGILLSEWGDPSQSLKAGFTMDFIFQTSNSGYTQLFYNMIGKKIVDSSYFDLRGLGDPTIFANNLTIQLKAAKEYDGYICVPTTNHDRQRPCCRARDTAPQLKTVMALLFTLPTVPLVYYGDEIGMKYREGLPPKEGSVTVINRAGSRTPMQWGKGINAGFSNASPDQLYLPVDTMANFPNVETEKNDPSSLLSFTRTMIKIKKTNSALATNGQIKFLLSKKQTYPLVYERKSKDETIIVVINPSNKAEDLFINYNGKISKIVPIVQSPSCKLSYTGGKLHILSTAVSYGLYKVD
- a CDS encoding HAD hydrolase-like protein gives rise to the protein RMLVGIEHRYQVKSSQIAVVGDRIYTDLQLAYNAKALGVLVLTGETSLDVAEKSDPRPDIIVDDLGKFGEMLLQI